A genome region from Lactobacillus sp. ESL0791 includes the following:
- a CDS encoding membrane protein insertase YidC — protein sequence MKSILTKRNIKRLVAVLAVALLAVVLTGCAVNTKQQPPISHASGNWWDRWILYYMSVFILWLAKLVGNSYGWAIIVFTILVRLILYPLNAISIKSTTKMQTIQPQLTALQKKYPGKDTESRTLLSEETNKLYKEAGINPYAGCLPLIIQLPVMYALYGVIARTPQLLTGHFLWMDLGNPDPYYIMPILSMVLTFLSTYISQMSTPKESQTTSTKMMTYGMSIMVGVMGIYFQSAIVLYWVVSNLFQVVQTFILQNPVKYRREQEAKAEAERERKRQLRRTYKRLKRKK from the coding sequence GTGAAGAGCATTCTAACTAAGAGAAATATTAAGCGGCTAGTTGCCGTCTTGGCAGTAGCGCTGCTTGCGGTCGTTTTAACCGGCTGTGCAGTTAATACCAAGCAGCAGCCACCAATTAGCCATGCTAGCGGCAACTGGTGGGATCGCTGGATCCTTTATTATATGTCCGTGTTTATTTTGTGGCTGGCTAAACTTGTCGGCAACAGCTACGGCTGGGCAATTATTGTCTTTACGATTTTGGTGCGGCTTATTTTGTATCCGCTGAATGCAATTTCGATTAAAAGCACAACTAAAATGCAGACGATTCAGCCGCAATTGACGGCGCTACAGAAAAAATATCCGGGTAAAGATACTGAATCACGGACGTTGCTATCGGAAGAAACTAACAAGCTCTATAAAGAAGCGGGGATTAATCCATATGCGGGCTGCCTGCCGCTGATTATTCAGCTGCCGGTTATGTATGCCTTGTACGGCGTAATTGCCAGAACGCCACAGCTGCTGACGGGACATTTTTTATGGATGGATTTGGGTAATCCGGATCCGTACTATATCATGCCGATTCTCTCAATGGTTCTGACTTTTCTTTCGACTTACATCAGCCAAATGTCAACGCCGAAAGAAAGCCAAACGACATCAACCAAGATGATGACCTACGGGATGTCAATCATGGTCGGGGTCATGGGCATCTACTTCCAGTCAGCAATCGTTTTGTACTGGGTAGTTTCTAACCTCTTCCAGGTAGTGCAGACATTTATTCTGCAGAATCCGGTTAAGTATCGGCGTGAGCAAGAAGCAAAGGCTGAGGCGGAACGTGAGCGTAAGCGGCAGTTGCGCCGGACGTATAAACGGTTAAAACGTAAAAAATAA
- the rnpA gene encoding ribonuclease P protein component, with translation MRKSYRVKTENDFQRVFTSGTSVANRAFVIYKLERAENKHFRVGISVGKKVGHTAVARNRLKRYIRSVLTEEKAKIDPKIDFLVITRPYARDFNMAQVRKNLLHALTLAHVIKEMPDEVEED, from the coding sequence TTGAGAAAATCTTATCGCGTTAAAACTGAAAATGATTTTCAACGTGTTTTTACGTCTGGTACTTCAGTAGCTAACCGTGCTTTTGTCATCTATAAATTAGAAAGGGCAGAGAATAAACACTTTCGGGTGGGAATCTCTGTCGGTAAAAAAGTTGGTCATACTGCTGTCGCGCGTAACCGGCTCAAGCGTTACATCCGCAGTGTTCTTACGGAAGAAAAAGCAAAGATTGATCCAAAGATCGATTTTTTAGTGATTACTAGGCCCTATGCCCGTGATTTTAATATGGCACAGGTACGCAAAAATTTATTGCATGCGCTGACTTTGGCTCATGTAATTAAGGAAATGCCAGATGAAGTTGAGGAAGATTAG